In Corynebacterium guangdongense, one DNA window encodes the following:
- a CDS encoding ABC transporter ATP-binding protein has translation MIEFRDATVRYPGTDGPAVDRFSHAFPSRRLTALVGTSGCGKTTLLRMINRMVAPTSGTVLVDGADVATRNPVELRRSIGYVIQGSGLLPHRTVEQNILTVPRLRRQRTGARGLGELMEMVGLSPDLRRRYPGELSGGQAQRVGVARALAHDPNILLMDEPFGAVDPLIRRDLQENLLQLQEELHKTIVLVTHDMNEAFRLADEIVLLSGDAHIEQVGSAEELLMNPTSEHVRRFVGDDARSLSVDPGTGIVRDAHGHVIGTAGAARER, from the coding sequence ATGATCGAGTTCCGCGACGCCACCGTGCGCTACCCCGGAACCGACGGCCCCGCGGTCGACCGGTTCTCCCACGCCTTCCCGTCCCGGCGCCTGACCGCCCTGGTCGGCACCTCGGGCTGCGGTAAGACGACCCTGTTGCGGATGATCAACCGCATGGTCGCCCCCACCTCGGGAACGGTGCTCGTCGACGGCGCCGACGTCGCGACCCGCAACCCCGTCGAGCTGCGTCGCTCCATCGGCTACGTCATCCAGGGTTCGGGCCTGCTGCCGCACCGCACGGTCGAGCAGAACATCCTGACGGTGCCGCGGCTGCGCCGTCAACGCACCGGCGCCCGGGGGCTCGGCGAGCTCATGGAGATGGTCGGCCTCTCCCCGGACCTGCGCCGCCGCTACCCCGGCGAACTCTCCGGCGGCCAGGCCCAGCGCGTCGGCGTCGCCCGTGCGCTGGCCCACGATCCGAACATCCTGCTCATGGACGAGCCCTTCGGCGCCGTCGATCCCCTCATCCGCCGCGACCTCCAGGAGAACCTCCTCCAGCTGCAGGAGGAGCTGCACAAGACCATCGTCCTGGTCACCCACGACATGAACGAGGCCTTCCGCCTCGCCGACGAAATCGTCCTGCTTTCCGGCGACGCCCACATCGAGCAGGTCGGCTCCGCCGAGGAACTGCTGATGAACCCGACCAGCGAGCACGTGCGCCGCTTCGTCGGCGACGACGCCCGCTCGCTCAGCGTGGATCCCGGCACCGGCATTGTCCGCGACGCCCACGGCCACGTCATCGGCACGGCAGGAGCGGCCCGTGAACGTTGA
- a CDS encoding ABC transporter permease, which translates to MNVEWLLANVDQIGRLALTHANLSWPAVLASTLIALPIGWVAHRYAWGRDALVGLASVLYAIPSLVLFILMPLVLGTSIISPLNVLVALTIYGVALQVRTVADGFDAVDATQRNTATALGYTSLRRVLGVELPLAAPVIVGGIRVVSASTISLVSVGALIGVQSLGSLFTNGFLRSFPTEILAGIIGTVILALLFDALIVAAAWLLLPWTRARRTR; encoded by the coding sequence GTGAACGTTGAGTGGCTGCTCGCCAACGTGGATCAGATCGGCCGGCTCGCCCTCACCCACGCCAACCTCTCCTGGCCCGCCGTCCTGGCTTCGACCCTGATCGCGCTGCCCATCGGGTGGGTGGCCCACCGTTACGCCTGGGGCCGCGACGCGCTGGTGGGGTTGGCCTCCGTCCTGTACGCCATCCCCTCGCTGGTGCTGTTCATCCTGATGCCGCTGGTCCTGGGCACCTCCATCATCTCCCCGCTCAACGTTCTCGTCGCCCTGACCATTTACGGCGTGGCCCTGCAGGTGCGCACCGTCGCCGACGGTTTTGACGCGGTCGACGCCACCCAGCGCAACACCGCCACCGCCCTGGGCTACACGTCCCTGCGCCGCGTGCTCGGGGTGGAACTGCCGCTGGCGGCGCCCGTGATCGTCGGCGGGATCCGGGTGGTCTCCGCGTCCACGATCTCGCTGGTCTCGGTCGGTGCACTCATCGGCGTGCAATCGCTCGGCTCGCTGTTCACCAACGGGTTCCTGCGCTCCTTCCCCACCGAAATCCTGGCCGGCATCATCGGCACGGTCATCCTCGCGCTGCTTTTCGACGCCCTCATCGTCGCCGCGGCCTGGCTGCTGCTGCCCTGGACCCGGGCCCGGAGGACGCGATGA
- a CDS encoding ABC transporter permease — MNFLLEAVRHLLDPANTAVLTQRVGEHLLYSFLALAIAMAVGLPLGLWLGHRRTGSSAILAFSGALRAMPTLGLLTFLTVQLSFGIRLPLIPAIIVLVILAIPPVLANSFSGIAAIPATIVDSARAVGHTEFQILSRVELPLAGATIVGGVRSGMVQVMASATVASYIGLGGLGRLILDGLAVQDYARMVAGALVIIALTLLIDAALAVVQRAVRPAGVRGRSPRRR; from the coding sequence ATGAACTTCCTTCTCGAGGCCGTGCGCCATCTCCTCGACCCCGCGAACACGGCCGTGCTCACCCAGCGCGTCGGCGAGCATCTTCTCTACTCTTTCCTGGCGTTGGCCATCGCCATGGCCGTCGGCCTGCCGCTCGGGCTGTGGCTGGGCCACCGCCGCACGGGCTCTTCCGCCATCCTCGCTTTCTCCGGGGCGTTGCGTGCCATGCCGACGCTCGGTCTGCTGACCTTCCTCACCGTCCAGCTCTCCTTCGGGATCCGGCTGCCTCTCATTCCCGCGATCATTGTGCTGGTCATCCTCGCGATACCCCCGGTGCTGGCCAACTCCTTCTCCGGCATCGCCGCGATACCCGCCACCATCGTCGACTCCGCCCGCGCCGTGGGTCACACGGAGTTTCAAATCCTGAGCCGGGTCGAGCTGCCGCTGGCCGGCGCCACCATCGTCGGCGGCGTACGTTCGGGGATGGTGCAGGTGATGGCCTCCGCGACGGTCGCCTCCTACATCGGTCTCGGCGGGCTGGGCCGGCTCATCCTCGACGGTCTCGCCGTGCAGGACTACGCCCGCATGGTCGCCGGGGCGTTGGTGATCATCGCCCTGACCCTGCTCATCGACGCCGCCCTCGCCGTCGTCCAGCGCGCGGTCCGGCCGGCCGGAGTGCGGGGGCGAAGCCCGCGCCGTCGCTGA
- a CDS encoding ABC transporter substrate-binding protein, whose amino-acid sequence MKKIVLAAALASSVVLAACSTSDPTGSEADGGEGGDGGAIVIGTANFPESDIIGNIYAEALKEAGFDVEVNSGIGSREVYTGALEEGSVDVFPEYVGSLGAFYDADIPEGADSAAVAGATAEALPEGLALGELAPGQNSDSFHVLPATAEEYGLTTLGDLQKMDTIRWAANPEIEQRPFNAEGLERVYGVSADKIEYNFISDSGGPLSVTALRDGVVDVASVYSTSPSYDSEGNIVETVALADPEGLILPENIVPVYRVDALPQEAVDVLNEVNAELTTEQLVAFNDRNLGEEKASPVAIAQDFVAERS is encoded by the coding sequence ATGAAGAAGATCGTTCTGGCCGCCGCGCTGGCCTCCTCCGTCGTCCTCGCCGCCTGCTCCACCTCCGATCCGACCGGTTCCGAAGCCGACGGCGGGGAGGGCGGCGACGGCGGGGCCATCGTCATCGGCACCGCCAACTTCCCGGAGTCCGACATCATCGGCAACATCTACGCCGAGGCGCTGAAGGAGGCCGGCTTCGACGTCGAGGTGAACTCCGGCATCGGCTCCCGCGAGGTCTACACCGGCGCCCTGGAGGAGGGCTCCGTGGACGTGTTCCCGGAGTACGTCGGCTCGCTGGGCGCCTTCTATGACGCCGACATCCCCGAAGGCGCGGACTCCGCGGCCGTGGCCGGCGCCACCGCCGAGGCCCTCCCCGAGGGGCTGGCACTCGGCGAGCTCGCCCCGGGCCAGAACTCCGACTCCTTCCATGTGTTGCCGGCCACGGCCGAGGAGTACGGCCTCACCACCCTGGGCGACCTGCAGAAGATGGACACCATCCGCTGGGCGGCGAACCCGGAGATCGAGCAGCGCCCGTTCAACGCCGAGGGGCTCGAGCGCGTCTACGGCGTCAGCGCCGACAAGATCGAGTACAACTTCATCTCCGACAGCGGCGGGCCACTGTCGGTGACCGCCCTGCGTGACGGCGTCGTCGACGTCGCCAGCGTCTATTCGACCTCCCCCTCCTACGATTCCGAGGGCAACATCGTCGAGACCGTCGCGCTGGCGGACCCGGAAGGTCTCATCCTCCCGGAGAACATCGTTCCGGTCTACCGCGTCGACGCCCTGCCGCAGGAGGCCGTCGACGTCCTCAACGAGGTCAACGCGGAGCTGACCACCGAGCAGCTGGTGGCCTTCAATGACCGCAACCTCGGTGAGGAGAAGGCCTCCCCGGTGGCGATCGCCCAGGACTTCGTGGCGGAGCGTTCCTAG